From Rutidosis leptorrhynchoides isolate AG116_Rl617_1_P2 chromosome 3, CSIRO_AGI_Rlap_v1, whole genome shotgun sequence, a single genomic window includes:
- the LOC139903006 gene encoding serine/threonine-protein phosphatase BSL1-like gives MGSKPWLQPAPTYQALESYWDTEDDAPGPRCAHTLTAVAQTKSHGPRLILFGGATAIEGGAASPVPGIRLAGVTNSVHSYDVLTRKWTRIRPAGEPPSPRAAHAAAAVGTMVVFQGGIGPAGHSTDDLYVLDMSNDKYKWHRLVVQGQGPGPRYGHVMDLVAQRYLVTVSGNDGKRVLSDAWALDTAQKPYAWQKLNPEGDKPSARMYATASARSDGMFLLCGGRDTSGTPLADAYGLLMHRNGQWEWTLAPGVAPSSRYQHASVFVGARLHVTGGVVRGGRAVDGEAAVAVLDTAAGVWLDRHGLVTAPRTTKTDDPSLELMRRCRHAAASVGVRLYIYGGLRGELLLGDFLIAENSPFQSDVNTPVITSDRTSNMSSPRSNNLSPFDPISSDDGQESPSGGLSMDKESMDRLVEASAAEAKAANAVWQAAQAQAATSEETSAADDNSQAADSNSEGSDGEGDVKLHPRAVVVAKESVGNLGGLVRQLSLDQFENESRRMIPLQHEMSSSAKKFTRQKSPQGLHKKVISTLLRPRNWKPPANRRFFLDSYEVGELCYAAEQIFLHEPTVLQLKAPIKVFGDLHGQFGDLMRLFDEYGYPSTAGDITYIDYLFLGDYVDRGQHSLETITLLLALKIQYPENVHLIRGNHEAADINALFGFRLECIERMGENDGIWAWTRFNQLFNHLPLAALIEKKIICMHGGIGRSIHLVEQIEKIERPITMDAGSLVLMDLLWSDPTENDSVEGLRPNARGPGLVTFGPDRVSDFCKKNKLQLIIRAHECVMDGFERFAQGQLITLFSATNYCGTANNAGAILVIGRGLMIVPKLIHPIPPPLQSPEMSPERIQDDTWMQELNIQRPPTPTRGRPQDHDRSSLAYI, from the exons atggGATCAAAGCCATGGTTGCAACCTGCACCAACGTATCAGGCTTTAGAATCTTATTGGGATACAGAAGATGATGCACCCGGACCTAGGTGTGCTCATACACTAACTGCTGTTGCTCAAACTAAATCTCATGGTCCTCGGCTTATTTTATTCGGTGGCGCTACGGCCATCGAAGGTGGTGCGGCGTCCCCTGTCCCAGGAATCC GGTTAGCTGGTGTGACAAATTCGGTTCATTCGTATGATGTTCTTACTAGAAAATGGACCAG AATCCGACCGGCTGGAGAACCGCCATCACCTAGGGCAGCTCATGCAGCTGCTGCTGTTGGAACCATGGTTGTATTTCAG GGTGGGATAGGTCCAGCAGGGCATTCAACGGATGATCTTTACGTGCTTGACATGAGTAATGATAAATACAAATGGCATAG ACTTGTTGTTCAAGGACAGGGACCGGGCCCTCGATATGGTCATGTTATGGACTTGGTTGCACAACGATACCTTGTTACTGTCAGTGGCAATGACG GAAAGAGAGTTCTGTCAGATGCTTGGGCTTTGGATACCGCTCAAAAACCATATGCATGGCAAAAGCTGAATCCAGAAGGTGATAAACCTTCAGCCAGAAT GTATGCTACAGCAAGTGCCCGCTCAGATGGTATGTTTTTGCTTTGTGGTGGAAGAGACACCTCTGGCACG CCTTTAGCAGATGCTTATGGATTACTCATGCATAGGAATGGCCAATGGGAATGGACTCTTGCTCCTGGAGTTGCACCTTCATCGAGATATCAACATGCCTCA GTATTTGTTGGGGCCCGATTGCATGTTACAGGAGGTGTGGTCAGAGGAGGTCGGGCAGTAGACGGTGAAGCCGCTGTTGCAG TTTTGGACACTGCTGCCGGAGTTTGGTTAGATAGACATGGCTTGGTGACTGCCCCTCGCACTACCAAAACAGACGATCCTTCTTTAGAGCTTATGCGTCGATGTCGGCATGCTGCTGCATCTGTTGGCGTTCGTTTATACATCTATGGTGGTCTTAGGGGAG AGCTATTGTTAGGTGATTTCCTTATCGCAGAGAATTCACCTTTTCAGTCTGATGTGAATACTCCTGTAATAACATCAGATAGGACCTCCAACATGTCCAGTCCCAGGTCAAATAATTTGAGTCCATTTGATCCTATTTCTTCAGATGATGGACAAGAGAGTCCATCTGGGGGCTTAAG CATGGATAAAGAATCTATGGACAGGCTAGTTGAAGCTTCTGCTGCCGAAGCCAAGGCTGCAAATGCCGTATGGCAAGCAGCGCAGGCACAGGCTGCAACTTCTGAAGAGACATCTGCAGCAGATGATAACTCACAAGCTGCAGATAGCAATTCAGAGGGTAGTGATGGAGAGGGAGACGTTAAACTTCACCCCAGAGCT GTTGTGGTTGCTAAAGAGTCTGTAGGTAACCTTGGTGGATTGGTAAGGCAGCTATCATTGGATCAATTTGAGAATGAGAGCAGACGAATGATTCCTCTACAACATGAAATGTCATCTTCTGCTAAAAAGTTTACTAGGCAAAAGTCACCACAAGGCCTGCATAAGAAG GTCATATCTACTTTGCTTAGGCCTCGGAATTGGAAACCTCCTGCAAACAGGAGGTTTTTTCTCGATTCATATGAGGTGGGCGAGCTTTGTTATGCTGCTGAGCAGATCTTTTTGCATGAGCCTACAGTCCTTCAACTGAAAGCTCCCATTAAAGTTTTCGGTGATCTACATGGTCAATTTGGTGATCTGATGCGCCTTTTTGATGAATATGGATACCCTTCGACCGCTGGAGACATAAC GTACATTGACTATTTATTCCTTGGTGATTATGTTGATCGAGGGCAACATAGTTTGGAAACGATCACTTTGCTTCTTGCTCTAAAG ATTCAGTATCCCGAAAATGTTCACTTGATACGCGGGAATCACGAAGCTGCTGATATAAATGCGCTCTTTGGTTTCCGTCTTGAATGCATCGAAAGAATG GGAGAAAATGATGGAATATGGGCATGGACGCGGTTTAATCAACTATTTAATCATCTTCCACTTGCAGCACTTATTGAGAAAAAAATAATCTGTATGCATGGTGGCATAGGAAGATCAATACATTTAGTTGAACAAATAGAGAAAATTGAACGACCCATTACCATGGATGCAGGGTCCCTTGTGTTAATGGATTTGCTATG GTCTGACCCAACAGAAAACGACAGTGTGGAAGGTTTGAGACCAAACGCTAGGGGACCTGGTCTCGTCACTTTTGGG CCTGACAGGGTGTCAGACTTTTGTAAAAAGAACAAACTTCAGCTGATTATAAGAGCACATGAATGTGTAATGGATGGGTTTGAAAGATTTGCACAGGGACAACTGATTACCCTTTTCTCAGCAACCAACTATTGTG GGACCGCCAACAATGCCGGTGCTATACTGGTGATCGGCAGAGGATTGATGATCGTTCCAAAACTTATTCATCCAATTCCGCCTCCACTTCAATCTCCAGAAATGTCTCCTGAACGTATCCAAGATGATACCTGGATGCAG GAGCTTAATATTCAAAGACCACCGACTCCCACAAGAGGTCGTCCACAGGATCATGATAGGAGCTCTCTTGCGTATATTTGA